In the Candidatus Paceibacterota bacterium genome, TCAGGCCAAAAAGGCTGGCATACTCGCCAAGGCTGGGGAACATGGACTTGCGCTGGCGCTCGTGCTGGATGCGCAGCAGGTTGATGATGTCCGCCTCACGAATGGCCTCCTCCACGTCGTGGGTCACCCGGCAGCCCATTTGCTCGAACACGCGCGGCACAAGCGTCGAGGGCCCGCAGAGGGTTACTTTGGCGCCCAGCTTGGTCAGGGCCCAAATGTCCGACCGCGCCACGCGGCTGTAGAGAATGTCCCCCAGGATCGTGACATTCAGACCCTCGATGCGGCCTTTCTTCTCGCGGATGGTGAAGGTGTCCAGCAAGGCCTGGGTGGGATGCTCGTGCGCGCCGTCACCGGCGTTAATAACGCTGGCGTTGAGCACCCGGGCCAGGAAATGCGCCGCGCCCGACGCGCAGTGGCGGATGACGATGATATCAATATTGAGCGCCTCCAGGTTGCGGGCCGTATCCTTCAGGGTCTCGCCCTTCTTGAGTGAGGAGGCCTCCGCCGTGAAGTTGATGATGTCCGCCGATAGCCGCTGCTCGGAAAGCTCGAAGCTGGTGCGCGTGCGGGTGGAAGGCTCCACAAACAGGTTGATGACCGTCTTGCCGCGCAACGCCGGGACCTTCTTGATCGCTCGCTCGCCCACGGCTTTGAAGGCGCGCGCGGTATCGAGCACTGTGGTGATTTCATCCGCCGTGAGCGATTCAATGTCGAGCAGATGTTTGCGATTCCAGCTCATGGCAAGAAACGAGGCAATGAAGTCATGGAGCGGCGCAATGCGCGCACACTGGAGGTCATCCTCTTCCCATTGGTACAATACCCCATCTCTGCAGCTCTTTGTATGTGCTTCATTTCTCGAGCACGACTTCGTCCGTGCCGCCCATTTCCGCGAGCCGCACGCGGACCCTCTCGATCCGGGCCGTAGGCACGTTCTTGCCCACAAAATCCGCCTTGATAGGAAGCTCCCGGTGCCCGCGGTCAATCAGCACCGCCAGTTGGATGCACCGCGGCCGGCCAAAATCATTCAGCGCATCCATGGCCGCCCGCACCGTGCGACCGCTAAAGAGCACATCATCCACCAGCACCACCGTCTTGCCAGTGACATCGAACGGAATGACCGTGGGCTGCACATTGGGAGCAACCCGTTGATCCAGGTCGTCCCGGTGCATGCTGACATCCAGATCGCCGGTCGGCACGGCGTGTCCCCAAATCCCCGTTAGCAACGCGCCCAACCGCCGCCCCAGCGGTACCCCGCCGCGCTGGATGCCAACCACTACGACCTCGCTGCCGGCTTCATTCCGCTCGGCAATTTCATGCGCAATGCGGGTGAGGGCGCGCTGGAGAGCCAGGGCGTTGAGTATCAATGTGGAATCGGGCATGAGAGAGGTGATTGGGCACAGCAAATCCGCGGCCCGGGAGAGTAACGCAAGACCGCGGGTCCTGGCTCTAGACTCCAGACCCCGGGCTTCGCGCTTCGGGCTTTGGGTGGTGTCATGGTTCCTTGGCCGCCTCACTGGGCGGCCTTAAAGGAGCGGTGGGTATCAATGGCCTGCGGCTTGCCGGCTCCTCCGCCATTTGGAGCGATGCTTGATAATCCAGTCCGTCAGCGCCCGCTCAAAGCCAATGTCCCGACCTGCCTTCTCCGATTCAATCCACTTGTGCTTCAGAATCTCTTCGCGTTCCGCCTGAAATTCCCTGTAGAGCGAGGAGTTCTTCAGCAAATCATCTGCCGGGAGCGGCGCTTTGCTTTGGTCAGACATAATCGCGAATCCAAATAGCTTCGACCGCGGCAATGTAACAGGGCCCTGGCTGGTGACAAGCCCCAACTGCAAATTCCTGCCTGGGCGCCTCGACTGCCTGGGCAACCTTTCCATTGAACTCTTGCGGCTTCATAAGCCGGCCTTTCTTTGCGCAGCAACCTACCACAGAAATGCCTTCTTGTCATCCCGGTCAGCCAAGTTGCCGGCGCAGGGCCTGGGCGATGCTGACAAACGCCTGCCCAGCCGGCTCGTTGGGGGCCGATACCACCACCGGCACACCCCGATCACCGCCCTCCCGAATTTCCTTGAACAACGGGACCTCGCCGAGAAACGGAATAGACTGTCGTGCCGCCTCCGCTCGCCCGCCGCCGTGGCCAAAGATCTCCAAGCGCTCGCCCGAGGGGGCAGTGAAATAACTCATGTTCTCCACCATCCCTAGAATTGGCACGCTGACCTTCTGGAACATCGCGATGCCCTTGCGCACCACCCCCAACGACGCCTCCTGAGGAGTGGTCACGACCACGCCCCCGTCCAGCGGCACCGTCTGGCAGAGTGAAAGCTGCGCGTCTCCCGTGCCGGGTGGCAAGTCCACTACCAAAATGTCCAACTCGCCCCACTCCACAGCGCTGAAGAACTGCTGGATGGTCTTCATGATCATCGGCCCGCGCCAGATGACTGGCTGGTCGCCCTCCACCAGAAAACCCATGCTCATAAGCTTCACGCCGTAGTTGGCGGGCGGCACCATCTTCTCCGCCTCACTGATCGTCGGCCGCTCGTGCACTCCCATCATCAGCGGTATCGTCGGACCGTAAATGTCGCAGTCCAGCAGGCCGACCTTCGCGTCAAGTCGCTGCAACGCGCACGCCAGGTTCACTGACACGGTGGACTTGCCCACGCCGCCCTTGCCGCTGGCTAC is a window encoding:
- a CDS encoding aspartate carbamoyltransferase catalytic subunit — encoded protein: MSWNRKHLLDIESLTADEITTVLDTARAFKAVGERAIKKVPALRGKTVINLFVEPSTRTRTSFELSEQRLSADIINFTAEASSLKKGETLKDTARNLEALNIDIIVIRHCASGAAHFLARVLNASVINAGDGAHEHPTQALLDTFTIREKKGRIEGLNVTILGDILYSRVARSDIWALTKLGAKVTLCGPSTLVPRVFEQMGCRVTHDVEEAIREADIINLLRIQHERQRKSMFPSLGEYASLFGLNKTRLARTKPDALIMHPGPINRGVEIDSEIADCDRSVVLQQVTNGLAVRMAVLFLVNGGKGPQEVAP
- the pyrR gene encoding bifunctional pyr operon transcriptional regulator/uracil phosphoribosyltransferase PyrR, with amino-acid sequence MPDSTLILNALALQRALTRIAHEIAERNEAGSEVVVVGIQRGGVPLGRRLGALLTGIWGHAVPTGDLDVSMHRDDLDQRVAPNVQPTVIPFDVTGKTVVLVDDVLFSGRTVRAAMDALNDFGRPRCIQLAVLIDRGHRELPIKADFVGKNVPTARIERVRVRLAEMGGTDEVVLEK
- a CDS encoding DUF4032 domain-containing protein translates to MSDQSKAPLPADDLLKNSSLYREFQAEREEILKHKWIESEKAGRDIGFERALTDWIIKHRSKWRRSRQAAGH
- a CDS encoding Mrp/NBP35 family ATP-binding protein, which translates into the protein MTDHDIKNALRAVKYPGYSRDIVSFGLVKQVAVNNGVVSVALQLTTGNPDIANQIKLESEQALKAMPGVTQANVEVNAQGAQQPAAGQSPWAQQQKVPGIRRIMAVASGKGGVGKSTVSVNLACALQRLDAKVGLLDCDIYGPTIPLMMGVHERPTISEAEKMVPPANYGVKLMSMGFLVEGDQPVIWRGPMIMKTIQQFFSAVEWGELDILVVDLPPGTGDAQLSLCQTVPLDGGVVVTTPQEASLGVVRKGIAMFQKVSVPILGMVENMSYFTAPSGERLEIFGHGGGRAEAARQSIPFLGEVPLFKEIREGGDRGVPVVVSAPNEPAGQAFVSIAQALRRQLG